CGGGCAAACTCTCCGAAGGGACAGGAAAAATTGCTGCCGGTTTGACGGGCACTGCTAACAACCCTGGGCTTATTGACGGCACCGCGAAACTTAGCGCTGGCAGCTTGGCACTCTCAGCAGGAACACAGAAGCTTTCTGCGGGTACTCAGCAACTGGTCTTTGGCATGAACGGCACGCCCGGAGACCCCGAGCGTCCGGGATTGCTGTATGCGACAAGGAATTTGGAGTCGGGTACACAGAAACTCTCCAATGGCACACAGGCGCTCAACGAAGGTGTTGCAGGAGTACCGGAGCTCGCTGGATCGGGTCTGCTGGCCGGGAGCAAGACGCTTAGCGAAGGAGCACAAAAGCTGGCGGTAGGCACTAAGGCACTGGCGGATGGAAACTCCAAGATTGCTGCCGGTTCTTCAGACCTCTCTGAGGGGGCAACTCTCATGGCCGACGGCGCGGGAACCTTGGCCGAAGGTAACAGCCAAGTGGCTGACGGTACATCCGAGCTGTACACCGGCGTTTCTGCCGTCACCCCGGCTGGGGCAATCGGCACACCGGCACCCATCCTGGCAATTCTGGGGGCTCTCCTGGTGGGAATCGCATTGGTTCTTGTGCTCCGGCGCCGCTCTGCAACTCGCGTGGTCTAGACAGGATCAGGCGCTTTAGAGACGCTCCGGAGACGGAGGCCACCGCTTTTGCATCCCGTCACGTACTGGCGGCAAACAAGAGCGGTGGCCTCCACGCCATTGACACCATCCCCTGCTCAGTTCCGTGAATCGCGAAACAGCAGGGCCGCCTGCACCCTGTTATCCAGTTCCAGTTTGGTCAGAATTCGCGACATATGGGTTTTTACTGTCCCCTCGCTGAGAAAGAGGAATTGCCCAATTCCAACATTGCTCATACCCTGTGCAACGGCGTCCAGCACCTCCGCCTCCCGCGCTGTCAGCAGCTTCAACCGCGCCACAGCAGCATTTGATTTCGCCGCCGCAGCCCTCTCCCTGGTCCGCTCAATCAACCGCCTTGTCACTGTTGGTGCCAACATGCCTTCCCCCGCAGCTACGGCACGAATAGCCTGAAAAAGCCGCTCCGGATCTGTGTCCTTAAGCAAAAAACCCGCCGCGCCAGCCTCCAACGCAGCAAAGACATGCTGGTCAAGATCAAAAGTTGTCAGTACCAACACCCGAGGCGGGTTTGGCAGAGCACACAGCTCCAGCGTCGCGGCGATACCGTCGCCCCCTGGCATCCTCACGTCCATCAGTACGACGTCGGCACGTTGGGTTTGCGCGCACCGCACCGCTTGCGGTCCGCTGGCGGCCTCGCCCACCACCTTCATATCTGTTCGGGTTTTAACCATTGTTACCAGCGCTGCCCGCACCAGCTGTTCATCGTCAACGACAATGACACGGATGGGCGAGGCGGTATCGAACCGATTTAGCTCTGCAGTCTCCGCGTTGGAACCGGTGTGCTCTGCCTGATCGGGAAGGGCTCGTGAACTGGTCATGAAGTAGCGCCGTTCCTTCTAAGGAGTTGTACCGGGATACTGGCCTGCAACTGAAATCCGGAATCACTGGGCCCGTGCTGAAGAATTCCGTTCAAGACTTTGATGCGTTCGCCCAGACCAATCAGTCCCGTCCCAGCCCCCACGGCTGGTTCGTTGCTGATCCCGTGCCCATTGGAAACGACTATCCGCAGCTGATGCGCTTCCATCGTCGGCGTCTGTGCGCTTAGAAGTTCCACGCTTAGAAGTTCCACGCGAACAACAGCCTCTGTCTCTGGGGCATGACGGGCCACATTGGTGATCCCCTCCTGCACAACCCTGTACGCGGCCCTGCTCACGGCATCGGGGATGTCACCAAAAGTTTCCAGGTTCGTGGAGTAGTCAATGGCCACGCCGGCTTGGCGCCACTGGCTAACCAAACCACCAATTTCTTCCAGGCCCGGGGGCGCCGTGCGGTCCAAGGCCGTGGGATGAGAAACAACGCTGGGTGATATTCCCACAAGGCCGCAGCTGTCCGCCGCCACGCTACCGGCAACATGCTGGCGCCATTGCGCAGATATTACAGAACTGCCGGAAATGCCATCCTCATGCAGCACCCCCAACACGTCACGGAGTTCACCCAATGCAGCATGGGCCGTCTCGCGAATCAGTTTGGCCGCTTGGAGCGTCTGCGTGTCAGGTGCAGCAACCTGCAGGGCAGCTGCCTGGACTGCCACCAGGGACATCCGGTGCGCCAAAGTATCGTGCATTTCCCGGGCAATGCGGTGACGCTCACCCAGCTTGCTTTGTTCGGAGTCAGCGCTGCGCTGCGCCTCGGAGCGTTCGGCCCGCTCCTGCAGTGTGGCTAGCTGCGCCTGAAGCAACCGAGCACGTTGGCCACGGTAGGCTCCCCAGACGGCAATGGCACCGAGCAGGAGAACAAGGAATAGAGCGTTGGGCCACGCCAATGGTTCGATCCCAACAACAGCTTCGGCGCCTACGCTCACAGCAATGACCCCGGCAACCGGCCAAGAGAATCGACGCTTCGCCAACAAAAATAGTGCCACAACGAACGCCAGACCACTAAAGGAAAGAGAGCCCAGCAAAGCCGTCACAACAGCCGTTGTCTTGGGGAAACGGTGCCTGCCAATCAACACCAGCGCACCAACCGGGGCTAGAAGAAGGGCAACTCCAAACCTGGCCCACTCCATCCCGGAAATCTCCGGCTCAGGAATTAGCCCGGTGTCCAAGTCCAGCCCAACCGAAACTATTGACAGCAGTATGTCCACAGCGGCCACAGAGATGACCAACAGCACGGTGCGCCACACACTCCCTGACGGGAGCATTCTTATTTTCATACTCTTAGCCTATGAGCCCGTTCCCTATTGGCGCATCCAACTAAAGTACTCGGCTGCCAAGTACCTACTATTTGCCCGCTCGTGACTTCAACCAATTCCGCAGCTTCAAAACCAAGCTGACAGCGGCCAGAGCCACGGCGATAACAATGAGGATTTCGGCCACCAGTTGTGGACCATTGCTCAGATGGATGACCCGGGCTACCACGCCGCACACTGCTGCTACTGCAAAGAACCAGCCAGCAACAGGCTTGGGCGGCCGGTTCTTAAGACGCCGCCGTGCTGCCTCGTTCATCGCCTGACCCAAGCCCCGCCCAAAGACACGCTGGCCCCTCAACTCAGGCTCCGGCGCAGTGCATGAAGCAAAGCCGCCGCCAAAAAAACCGTCAGCGGCGCACCACCGGGTTGGAGAGGCGGCCGATGCCTTCGATCTCAACGTCGAAGCGGTCGCCTTCGGTGAGTAGATCCACACCTGCCGGGGTGCCGGTCATGATGACGTCGCCGGGCAGAAGTGTGAACGCATGGGAGACGATCGAGACAAGTTCGCGCACGCTGCGAACCATCTGATTGGTGTTGCCGTCCTGGCGAAGGTCGCCGTTGAGCCAGCCTTTGATGCTGAGCTCGTCAGGATCAAGGTTGGTTTCGATCCACGGGCCCAGCGGCGCGGAGGTGTCAAAGCCCTTGGCCCGGGCCCACTGGCCGTCGCCTTTTTGGACGTCGCGGGCGGTGAGGTCGTTACCGCAGGTGTAGCCAAAGATGACCTCGTCAACACGTGATTCCGGGACATCCTTACATATGCGGCCAATGACGACGCACAGCTCAGCTTCGTAAGAGATTTCCTCGGAAAACTCGGGCAAGACGATGGGTTCGTTGGGGCCTACAACGCTGGTGTTGGGCTTGAGGAACAGCAGCGGGTTTTCCGGGACTTCATTGCCCAGCTCGCGAGCGTGTTCGGCGAAGTTGCGGCCCACACCTATCACCTTGCTTCGCGGAATGATGGGCGCCACCAGACGCACATCATCCAGCGGGTATTTGATG
This genomic window from Arthrobacter sp. TMP15 contains:
- a CDS encoding histidine kinase, with the translated sequence MKIRMLPSGSVWRTVLLVISVAAVDILLSIVSVGLDLDTGLIPEPEISGMEWARFGVALLLAPVGALVLIGRHRFPKTTAVVTALLGSLSFSGLAFVVALFLLAKRRFSWPVAGVIAVSVGAEAVVGIEPLAWPNALFLVLLLGAIAVWGAYRGQRARLLQAQLATLQERAERSEAQRSADSEQSKLGERHRIAREMHDTLAHRMSLVAVQAAALQVAAPDTQTLQAAKLIRETAHAALGELRDVLGVLHEDGISGSSVISAQWRQHVAGSVAADSCGLVGISPSVVSHPTALDRTAPPGLEEIGGLVSQWRQAGVAIDYSTNLETFGDIPDAVSRAAYRVVQEGITNVARHAPETEAVVRVELLSVELLSAQTPTMEAHQLRIVVSNGHGISNEPAVGAGTGLIGLGERIKVLNGILQHGPSDSGFQLQASIPVQLLRRNGATS
- a CDS encoding fumarylacetoacetate hydrolase family protein, whose amino-acid sequence is MRIARFVADNDPMYGIVEGETGSEIVTVIKGDPFFNGVERTTIKYPLDDVRLVAPIIPRSKVIGVGRNFAEHARELGNEVPENPLLFLKPNTSVVGPNEPIVLPEFSEEISYEAELCVVIGRICKDVPESRVDEVIFGYTCGNDLTARDVQKGDGQWARAKGFDTSAPLGPWIETNLDPDELSIKGWLNGDLRQDGNTNQMVRSVRELVSIVSHAFTLLPGDVIMTGTPAGVDLLTEGDRFDVEIEGIGRLSNPVVRR
- a CDS encoding response regulator transcription factor — translated: MTSSRALPDQAEHTGSNAETAELNRFDTASPIRVIVVDDEQLVRAALVTMVKTRTDMKVVGEAASGPQAVRCAQTQRADVVLMDVRMPGGDGIAATLELCALPNPPRVLVLTTFDLDQHVFAALEAGAAGFLLKDTDPERLFQAIRAVAAGEGMLAPTVTRRLIERTRERAAAAKSNAAVARLKLLTAREAEVLDAVAQGMSNVGIGQFLFLSEGTVKTHMSRILTKLELDNRVQAALLFRDSRN